A window of the Electrophorus electricus isolate fEleEle1 chromosome 11, fEleEle1.pri, whole genome shotgun sequence genome harbors these coding sequences:
- the mavs gene encoding mitochondrial antiviral-signaling protein isoform X2, which produces MVLLLDYLRRRENWPEEFIHALHACEYWALADEISNAYEQIRGINSRASAASGTDPPAYTLTQMPSTVPAPCTTATAPVPVATSTTVTTATTHNVPQSSPLPPPKGPPTPIAQATPYGSVLAPETPETLPTGLAHTADPQMPISDPQERTSSPVLASEEVHSLEPSEASVSPGATPALGNLSGPPSDAAPCLSTKLLTTPLGLSNIPSTTLQPLGLSNIPSTTLQPSAGPEMSQEPVVATGSPSSLKHPIQDSNPPGKVPKSKTQNSSNVNQLLDRALSLGTARVSTSASIVSQLDHTAEEDENLSKPGVLAEEPPSVSSDDLEISHATTGTDISPEQPAPVSSFPQSVEHLQELCSTTSADLMISSTTETIDSSPVHREDLPVETSFHEVVCAMQTETVPVFNPVASVHLISNSNHEAYTHLENGNPVVPSSNQPVEDHYESQPATVVNTLHFSENPSILNLDGCSSRMQDNLIDTNDKIVHPNHNTHIGSVIPPVICEHKSALNNQGSSGPNAATVINTPMSEQREDGLLAQLQSDPRIIAAAAAAVIGVTAVFLAWKLKYKY; this is translated from the exons ATGGTGCTGCTGTTGGATTACCTCCGTAGGCGAGAGAATTGGCCTGAGGAGTTCATCCATGCACTGCACGCTTGTGAATACTGGGCTCTGGCTGATGAAATCAGTAATGCTTATGAGCAAATAAGGGGAATCAACA GCCGGGCTTCTGCCGCTTCAGGAACTGATCCACCTGCATACACTCTCACCCAGATGCCTTCAACTGTCCCTGCCCCCTGCACCACAGCTACTGCTCCAGTTCCAGTGGCAACCTCAACAACAGTAACCACAGCAACAACCCATAATGTACCACAATCCTCTCCTTTGCCACCTCCAAAGGGACCCCCTACACCCATAGCCCAGGCCACACCCTATGGCTCAGTGCTAGCCCCTGAGACTCCAGAAACCCTTCCTACAGGACTAGCCCACACCGCTGACCCTCAAATGCCAATCTCAGATCCTCAGGAAAGGACCTCTTCTCCTGTATTAGCTTCTGAGGAGGTTCACTCTCTGGAGCCAAGCGAGGCCTCAGTGAGTCCTGGAGCAACACCTGCTTTAGGGAACCTTTCTGGACCACCCTCAGATGCTGCTCCTTGCCTTTCTACTAAGCTATTAACCACTCCCTTAGGTCTATCCAACATTCCTTCCACCACTTTGCAGCCCTTAGGTCTATCCAACATTCCTTCCACCACTTTGCAGCCTTCTGCTGGACCTGAGATGAGTCAAGAGCCAGTGGTAGCCACAGGCAGCCCCAGTTCATTAAAACACCCCATCCAAGACAGCAACCCTCCTGGGAAAGTCCCGAAATCAAAGACCCAGAACAGTTCAAATGTTAATCAG CTTCTGGATAGGGCATTATCCCTCGGAACAGCACGAGTCTCAACTTCAGCATCTATTGTTAGCCAGTTGGACCACACTGCTGAAGAAGATGAGAACTTAAGCAAGCCTGGTGTTCTAGCAGAGGAGCCCCCCTCAGTCAGCTCAGATGATTTGGAGATCAGTCATGCCACCACAGGGACAGACATCTCACCAGAGCAACCAGCACCTGTGTCCAGTTTCCCACAGTCTGTGGAACATTTACAGGAGCTCTGTTCAACAACTTCTGCAGATCTTATGATCAGCAGCACAACAGAGACCATAGACTCTTCACCAGTGCATAGAGAGGACCTTCCTGTTGAAACTAGTTTCCATGAAGTAGTCTGTGCCATGCAAACAGAGACAGTCCCTGTCTTTAATCCTGTAGCTTctgtacatttaatttcaaactcTAATCATGAGGCATACACCCACCTGGAAAATGGCAATCCAGTAGTTCCTTCCTCTAATCAGCCAGTGGAGGATCATTATGAGTCACAGCCTGCAACAGTGGTAAATACTCTCCATTTCTCTGAGAATCCCTCCATCCTAAATCTTGATGGTTGTTCTTCAAGGATGCAAGATAATCTAATTGACACAAATGACAAGATAGTACATCCAAACCACAATACCCACATTGGGAGTGTCATTCCACCTGTCATCTGTGAACATAAGTCTGCTCTAAACAACCAGGGCAGTTCAGGACCAAATGCTGCAACAGTAATTAATACCCCTAtgtcagagcagagagaagatgGTTTGCTGGCTCAACTTCAGTCTGACCCACGAATTattgcagctgcagctgcagctgtcatTGGTGTGACTGCTGTATTTTTGGCCTGGAAGCTCAAGTACAAATACTAG
- the mavs gene encoding mitochondrial antiviral-signaling protein isoform X1, producing MAYVSDRLYRDVIVKMMARLASIVKVREIMPHLTCLTFTDKEEIEAKRETAGNYNAMVLLLDYLRRRENWPEEFIHALHACEYWALADEISNAYEQIRGINSRASAASGTDPPAYTLTQMPSTVPAPCTTATAPVPVATSTTVTTATTHNVPQSSPLPPPKGPPTPIAQATPYGSVLAPETPETLPTGLAHTADPQMPISDPQERTSSPVLASEEVHSLEPSEASVSPGATPALGNLSGPPSDAAPCLSTKLLTTPLGLSNIPSTTLQPLGLSNIPSTTLQPSAGPEMSQEPVVATGSPSSLKHPIQDSNPPGKVPKSKTQNSSNVNQLLDRALSLGTARVSTSASIVSQLDHTAEEDENLSKPGVLAEEPPSVSSDDLEISHATTGTDISPEQPAPVSSFPQSVEHLQELCSTTSADLMISSTTETIDSSPVHREDLPVETSFHEVVCAMQTETVPVFNPVASVHLISNSNHEAYTHLENGNPVVPSSNQPVEDHYESQPATVVNTLHFSENPSILNLDGCSSRMQDNLIDTNDKIVHPNHNTHIGSVIPPVICEHKSALNNQGSSGPNAATVINTPMSEQREDGLLAQLQSDPRIIAAAAAAVIGVTAVFLAWKLKYKY from the exons ATGGCATATGTTAGTGACAGGCTGTATAGAGACGTCATAGTGAAAATGATGGCTCGCTTGGCCTCAATCGTCAAAGTGAGAGAAATCATGCCTCACTTGACATGCCTCACATTTACAGATAAG GAAGAGATAGAGGCTAAAAGAGAAACAGCAGGAAACTACAATGCCATGGTGCTGCTGTTGGATTACCTCCGTAGGCGAGAGAATTGGCCTGAGGAGTTCATCCATGCACTGCACGCTTGTGAATACTGGGCTCTGGCTGATGAAATCAGTAATGCTTATGAGCAAATAAGGGGAATCAACA GCCGGGCTTCTGCCGCTTCAGGAACTGATCCACCTGCATACACTCTCACCCAGATGCCTTCAACTGTCCCTGCCCCCTGCACCACAGCTACTGCTCCAGTTCCAGTGGCAACCTCAACAACAGTAACCACAGCAACAACCCATAATGTACCACAATCCTCTCCTTTGCCACCTCCAAAGGGACCCCCTACACCCATAGCCCAGGCCACACCCTATGGCTCAGTGCTAGCCCCTGAGACTCCAGAAACCCTTCCTACAGGACTAGCCCACACCGCTGACCCTCAAATGCCAATCTCAGATCCTCAGGAAAGGACCTCTTCTCCTGTATTAGCTTCTGAGGAGGTTCACTCTCTGGAGCCAAGCGAGGCCTCAGTGAGTCCTGGAGCAACACCTGCTTTAGGGAACCTTTCTGGACCACCCTCAGATGCTGCTCCTTGCCTTTCTACTAAGCTATTAACCACTCCCTTAGGTCTATCCAACATTCCTTCCACCACTTTGCAGCCCTTAGGTCTATCCAACATTCCTTCCACCACTTTGCAGCCTTCTGCTGGACCTGAGATGAGTCAAGAGCCAGTGGTAGCCACAGGCAGCCCCAGTTCATTAAAACACCCCATCCAAGACAGCAACCCTCCTGGGAAAGTCCCGAAATCAAAGACCCAGAACAGTTCAAATGTTAATCAG CTTCTGGATAGGGCATTATCCCTCGGAACAGCACGAGTCTCAACTTCAGCATCTATTGTTAGCCAGTTGGACCACACTGCTGAAGAAGATGAGAACTTAAGCAAGCCTGGTGTTCTAGCAGAGGAGCCCCCCTCAGTCAGCTCAGATGATTTGGAGATCAGTCATGCCACCACAGGGACAGACATCTCACCAGAGCAACCAGCACCTGTGTCCAGTTTCCCACAGTCTGTGGAACATTTACAGGAGCTCTGTTCAACAACTTCTGCAGATCTTATGATCAGCAGCACAACAGAGACCATAGACTCTTCACCAGTGCATAGAGAGGACCTTCCTGTTGAAACTAGTTTCCATGAAGTAGTCTGTGCCATGCAAACAGAGACAGTCCCTGTCTTTAATCCTGTAGCTTctgtacatttaatttcaaactcTAATCATGAGGCATACACCCACCTGGAAAATGGCAATCCAGTAGTTCCTTCCTCTAATCAGCCAGTGGAGGATCATTATGAGTCACAGCCTGCAACAGTGGTAAATACTCTCCATTTCTCTGAGAATCCCTCCATCCTAAATCTTGATGGTTGTTCTTCAAGGATGCAAGATAATCTAATTGACACAAATGACAAGATAGTACATCCAAACCACAATACCCACATTGGGAGTGTCATTCCACCTGTCATCTGTGAACATAAGTCTGCTCTAAACAACCAGGGCAGTTCAGGACCAAATGCTGCAACAGTAATTAATACCCCTAtgtcagagcagagagaagatgGTTTGCTGGCTCAACTTCAGTCTGACCCACGAATTattgcagctgcagctgcagctgtcatTGGTGTGACTGCTGTATTTTTGGCCTGGAAGCTCAAGTACAAATACTAG